The following are from one region of the Magallana gigas chromosome 6, xbMagGiga1.1, whole genome shotgun sequence genome:
- the LOC105340122 gene encoding enolase-phosphatase E1 isoform X1 yields MENVSRDMAESDPRFRTWEELEDIPAIDSTVQWYERVKQACLVTEAGLSALEWGIQSLADILQIKRLAGSYIDVVTGDKIADLKESYPILQKRPQKIIKITKHRSVRFVKRRTRSALDNFLGKSLMFVLDTMLWVSEGITQCLEPKAITTSEKHVQTSPISTEKSPEMAWVDKITEEDQSLLELFRRFLMFPLTFFICFLKETKIFINGSKHNKSSYSGPVRKSTRSVKSKTMSPERLQEIHARRKVSPRKRLPSSSFLGNLKNATFRLFGLSTSHVKQTDIRKFLTCSKHKSLNECSLLTCEQKKRKHPDQSDGSEDDLTNLDLDSYLSEEDPDYEPTDEDTTDVSIDSEEEVSEGELEVESSKDGAFKMLKEKSKSTSVSDDKQIPGDKALDTKRTDNNKNEKSVLKPSFEITETKTSVPKTMEKASPVSQTKPMEKGSKPTQKVPDPPVAPLQSQRPPSESSAPSQPQRPSLPVSNAPMQQMMSPHGNKNKHNKSGGNSKNVSSPNRHVKQHSCKTPENKENLETSQVKELSKQGGKNAPVVKETQEQPKSANSSAKESDVSVKTAKT; encoded by the exons ATGGAAAATGTCAGCAGAGATATGGCGGAGTCGGACCCTCGCTTCAGGACCTGGGAGGAGTTAGAGGATATCCCCGCCATTGACAGCACCGTCCAGTGGTACGAGAGAGTCAAGCAGGCGTGTTTGGTGACGGAAGCAGGCCTCTCGGCGTTAGAGTGGGGTATTCAGTCCCTGGCCGACATCTTGCAGATAAAACGACTAGCTG gaTCCTACATTGATGTGGTCACTGGAGACAAGATAGCAGACTTGAAGGAATCTTACCCAATTCTCCAGAAAAGACCCCAAAAG atcataaaaattacaaaacacagGTCGGTGCGATTCGTCAAGAGGAGAACTCGATCAGCTCTGGACAACTTTCTGGGTAAATCTCTGATGTTTGTCCTGGACACCATGCTGTGGGTTTCGGAGGGAATCACGCAGTGTTTGGAACCAAAGGCCATAACTACGTCAGAAAAACACGTGCAAACGTCACCGATATCTACCGAGAAAAGTCCGGAAATGGCTTGGGTTGACaag ATTACAGAGGAAGACCAAAGTTTATTGGAGTTATTCAGAAGGTTTTTGATGTTCCCGTTGACATTTTTC atttgttttctgaaagaaactAAGATCTTTATAAATGGATCAAAGCATAACAAATCTTCCTATTCCGGTCCCGTCCGGAAATCGACGCGTAGCGTCAAGTCAAAGACGATGAGTCCAGAAAGGCTACAGGAAATTCACGCCCGCAGAAAG GTCTCCCCCAGAAAGCGCCTCCCTTCGTCCTCCTTCCTGGGAAATCTGAAGAACGCCACCTTTCGGTTGTTTGGACTCTCAACAAGTCACGTGAAGCAGACAGACATCCGGAAGTTCCTAACCTGCAGCAAGCACA AGTCCCTGAACGAATGCTCCTTGTTGACCTGTGagcaaaagaaaagaaagcaCCCCGACCAATCTGACGGCTCCGAGGATGACCTCACTAACCTTGACCTAGACAGCTACCTTTCTGAAGAAGACCCTGATTACGAG CCCACTGATGAGGATACAACTGACGTCAGCATCGACTCCGAGGAGGAGGTTTCCGAGGGGGAACTGGAGGTGGAATCCTCCAAAGATGGAGCTTTCAAGATGCTCAAAGAAAAGTCCAAATCAACAAGT GTATCAGATGACAAGCAGATTCCTGGAGACAAGGCACTTGACACAAAAAGAACAGACAACAACAAAAACGAAAAATCT GTGTTGAAGCCATCATTTGAAATTACAGAAACTAAAACATCAGTACCAAAGACAATGGAGAAAGCAAGTCCAGTATCTCAAACAAAACCAATGGAAAAAGGTTCTAAACCAACTCAGAAAGTCCCCGACCCTCCTGTGGCTCCTTTGCAATCACAACGACCACCTTCAGAATCGAGTGCTCCCTCTCAGCCACagcgaccgtcacttccggtatcAAACGCACCGATGCAGCAAATGATGTCACCGcatggaaataaaaataagcaCAATAAATCCGGAGGAAATTCAAAAAACGTTTCGTCTCCGAACCGCCATGTTAAGCAGCATAGTTGTAAAACCCCGGAAAACAAAGAGAATCTCGAAACTTCACAAGTGAAGGAGCTCTCGAAACAAGGAGGTAAAAATGCACCGGTTGTTAAGGAAACACAGGAGCAGCCAAAGTCCGCTAATAGTAGTGCTAAAGAATCAGATGTTTCGGTGAAAACTGCAAAAACATAG
- the LOC105340122 gene encoding uncharacterized protein isoform X2: MENVSRDMAESDPRFRTWEELEDIPAIDSTVQWYERVKQACLVTEAGLSALEWGIQSLADILQIKRLAGSYIDVVTGDKIADLKESYPILQKRPQKIIKITKHRSVRFVKRRTRSALDNFLGKSLMFVLDTMLWVSEGITQCLEPKAITTSEKHVQTSPISTEKSPEMAWVDKITEEDQSLLELFRRFLMFPLTFFICFLKETKIFINGSKHNKSSYSGPVRKSTRSVKSKTMSPERLQEIHARRKVSPRKRLPSSSFLGNLKNATFRLFGLSTSHVKQTDIRKFLTCSKHKSLNECSLLTCEQKKRKHPDQSDGSEDDLTNLDLDSYLSEEDPDYEPTDEDTTDVSIDSEEEVSEGELEVESSKDGAFKMLKEKSKSTSVSDDKQIPGDKALDTKRTDNNKNEKSNH, from the exons ATGGAAAATGTCAGCAGAGATATGGCGGAGTCGGACCCTCGCTTCAGGACCTGGGAGGAGTTAGAGGATATCCCCGCCATTGACAGCACCGTCCAGTGGTACGAGAGAGTCAAGCAGGCGTGTTTGGTGACGGAAGCAGGCCTCTCGGCGTTAGAGTGGGGTATTCAGTCCCTGGCCGACATCTTGCAGATAAAACGACTAGCTG gaTCCTACATTGATGTGGTCACTGGAGACAAGATAGCAGACTTGAAGGAATCTTACCCAATTCTCCAGAAAAGACCCCAAAAG atcataaaaattacaaaacacagGTCGGTGCGATTCGTCAAGAGGAGAACTCGATCAGCTCTGGACAACTTTCTGGGTAAATCTCTGATGTTTGTCCTGGACACCATGCTGTGGGTTTCGGAGGGAATCACGCAGTGTTTGGAACCAAAGGCCATAACTACGTCAGAAAAACACGTGCAAACGTCACCGATATCTACCGAGAAAAGTCCGGAAATGGCTTGGGTTGACaag ATTACAGAGGAAGACCAAAGTTTATTGGAGTTATTCAGAAGGTTTTTGATGTTCCCGTTGACATTTTTC atttgttttctgaaagaaactAAGATCTTTATAAATGGATCAAAGCATAACAAATCTTCCTATTCCGGTCCCGTCCGGAAATCGACGCGTAGCGTCAAGTCAAAGACGATGAGTCCAGAAAGGCTACAGGAAATTCACGCCCGCAGAAAG GTCTCCCCCAGAAAGCGCCTCCCTTCGTCCTCCTTCCTGGGAAATCTGAAGAACGCCACCTTTCGGTTGTTTGGACTCTCAACAAGTCACGTGAAGCAGACAGACATCCGGAAGTTCCTAACCTGCAGCAAGCACA AGTCCCTGAACGAATGCTCCTTGTTGACCTGTGagcaaaagaaaagaaagcaCCCCGACCAATCTGACGGCTCCGAGGATGACCTCACTAACCTTGACCTAGACAGCTACCTTTCTGAAGAAGACCCTGATTACGAG CCCACTGATGAGGATACAACTGACGTCAGCATCGACTCCGAGGAGGAGGTTTCCGAGGGGGAACTGGAGGTGGAATCCTCCAAAGATGGAGCTTTCAAGATGCTCAAAGAAAAGTCCAAATCAACAAGT GTATCAGATGACAAGCAGATTCCTGGAGACAAGGCACTTGACACAAAAAGAACAGACAACAACAAAAACGAAAAATCT AATCATTAG
- the LOC105340123 gene encoding peptidyl-glycine alpha-amidating monooxygenase A, translating to MAAAIVTCLAVANIFVTFAYGRSANYGKISIADLPRLFDDAALFDEVYDQRSVNSAPEMVPHWPGSDVKVGQVGGVAVDTNNEVVIFHRGNRKWEYNSFDENNRFIDPTGAIKENTLVRVDPATGHGIESFGAGRFYMPHGLTIDKQGNLWVTDVGLHQVMKIAKGSHEPTLTLGVHLTPGSDDKHFCKPTDVAVASNGDFFVSDGYCNGRIMKFNKDGKLLHQWGRMFEGPVEAAGNADFFIPHSLTLIESRDTICVADREHGRIQCFCAGLNNVNETGLFVSSINKREFGKVFAISYDPNLDVIYAVNGQTYSVSEVLGFTVELSGNIVEKWSPDGLGFGMPHDVAVSPDGASIYVGEIRPDRVTKFRRV from the exons ATGGCCGCGGCCATTGTTACATGTTTGGCTGTGGCCAATATTTTCGTTACGTTCGCTTATGGACGATCAGCAAATTATGGGAAAATTTCAATCGCTGATCTACCTCGACTATTTGAT GATGCAGCCTTATTCGATGAGGTTTACGATCAGAGAAGTGTTAATTCGGCACCGGAAATGGTTCCACACTGGCCCGGAAGTGACGTCAAAGTTGGTCAAGTAGGTGGCGTTGCAGTTGACACCAACAACGAAGTTGTTATATTTCACAGAGGAAACAGAAAATGGGAATACAA TTCGTTCGATGAAAACAACAGATTTATCGATCCTACTGGAGCGATCAAGGAAAACACCTTGGTGAGGGTGGACCCAGCCACTGGGCACGGGATAGAGAGTTTCGGAGCAGGAAG ATTCTACATGCCGCATGGGCTGACCATAGACAAACAAGGAAACCTGTGGGTCACAGATGTGGGATTGCATCAg GTCATGAAAATTGCAAAAGGTTCTCACGAGCCAACCCTTACATTGGGTGTTCATCTTACGCCAGGAAGTGACGACAAACATTTCTGTAAGCCGACAGATGTCGCTGTCGCTTCTAATGGAGACTTTTTCGTCTCAGATGG GTATTGTAATGGCAGAATTATGAAGTTCAATAAAGATGGAAAACTTCTACATCAGTGGGGCAGAATGTTCGAAG GACCAGTGGAGGCGGCAGGGAACGCTGATTTCTTCATCCCCCACAGTCTGACCCTCATCGAGTCACGTGATACGATCTGTGTGGCGGACAGAGAACACGGAAG GATCCAGTGTTTCTGTGCTGGTCTGAACAACGTCAACGAAACGGGTCTGTTTGTGTCCAGTATTAACAAGAGGGAGTTTGGCAAAGTGTTCGCCATCTCTTACGATCCAAACT TGGATGTGATTTACGCTGTAAACGGCCAGACATACTCGGTGTCCGAAGTGCTGGGATTCACAGTAGAACTCTCGGGCAACATCGTAGAGAAGTGGTCCCCAGATGGATTG GGATTCGGGATGCCCCATGACGTGGCAGTGTCCCCCGATGGCGCCAGTATTTATGTGGGGGAGATCCGACCCGACAGAGTGACCAAATTCAGAAGAGTCTGA